TCGCCTTTGGCGCGAGAATTCAACAATGAACTGAATTAATTACTGCAAATCACGCGACAGACGAATCGTAGGACGAGTACGGACGTTAAGCCTGGTTCCAATTATCCTCATGTGACGTTTTAGGGCATTTTCTAGTTAAAACAGGAAATTCGAGCGCGGAATGGCACATCAGAGAATAAGCGATCCTGCCCAAGTCGACAGATTTTGGTTCGGGTACCATCCGCGGGCGCTGGCGCCCACGATTGTCGCGGTCGCGATCGTATCGATCGTGACGTGGACCGGGCGCTGGTACCTAGACCACCTGTCGGAACTTGCGAACCGGTTGGGCGCACTGGCCCTGTTCGCGGTTGCGTGGGGGCCGTGGCCGGTATTAGTGACTGTATTCCTGTACCGCACCGTGACGTACTCGTACCGGCTCACGGACCGCGCGCTCGTGATCGATTTCGGCTTCTGGCACCGCCCCATCCCGCCCATACTTCTAGCCGACGTCACGAGCGTGCGCAACGGAACAACGCTAATTGGCAGCGCGCTGAGCGTGGGTTGGATTGAAGTTCAAACGATTGGGGGAAATATACGGCTTGTTGGCGTG
This region of Gemmata massiliana genomic DNA includes:
- a CDS encoding PH domain-containing protein; translation: MAHQRISDPAQVDRFWFGYHPRALAPTIVAVAIVSIVTWTGRWYLDHLSELANRLGALALFAVAWGPWPVLVTVFLYRTVTYSYRLTDRALVIDFGFWHRPIPPILLADVTSVRNGTTLIGSALSVGWIEVQTIGGNIRLVGVYRPHEIAERIRTAVTTSRAKAGTDETSSPGK